In Spodoptera frugiperda isolate SF20-4 chromosome 31, AGI-APGP_CSIRO_Sfru_2.0, whole genome shotgun sequence, the genomic window CTGATTGGTcgcttttacttttttataattaagaatCTTACGGGTTTccttaacctcttgtctgttaGTATGAgccacaatagaaaacacattgtcttGAGTATATCATTCCATCACACCATGGGTTAAAAAAAGGAATGAAATAAAGGACTGAACtgtcttataaaaaaattaaaggctATTTGTCTTCATTTACAAaactacttttaaatatttttattcgtcCACCGACAAAAAACCCAAAATGGTTCTTTCACAAAAACCATTTTGGTGGACggaagtaatattttaaatattcattcataggtagaaaatttatatttaacatttcatccatgaaaaaataatttagaggTACAAAAGTTCTAaaggtaaaataaatgtttaatccTCGCTTAGGTCTACGTTCCGGCAAACAACGGGTtaattgtttcataaaaacattaaatgggcacctcaatacatacatatagataGATGCATTTAATTACCCAATTAActtaacattttctttaaataaaaatatttcttcgaAAACTCGTCGAATCCGTATCAGTTAATTTACCTTTCCAAATATATAGATAACTGGATATTTTTAGGTTGTAACTAACTTTAGTATCGAAATTGCATcgtattaataaatatgatagAAGGTAGTAGAAATGCGGCCTCCATCCCACTTGCCATGGCTTATAGAAGACGCTGACGCTCTTATGTAGAAGAGgtttatattacaaaatctaTAGCAATCTCACCCCTGTTTCCCATGGGGTAGACAGATAATACGGAACGCTAATTTTGCTTCATCATCagtcattaatattttcatatacatatgCTCGtcgggtacttttaatttggcccttctttaatatattgccaATCTGGTCAGAAGATACACATtcaataagtataaatattaataatagataGTATGTCAGAAAGCACTgacaccctaaaaaaaaaattagatctggattttaaaccttatacgaataaaattaaacttagttGATTAGATTCGCATCATTAAGATCAATTGATGATTATAACGCATTTTAACGGCCATTGAATTTAACTGTAAGTATTATAAACACACGTAAACTATTTGTCAAGGGTAGCCATGTATGTGTAAATCATTAGGTTAACCAAAGAGTCAGCAAATGGACCTGGATTCTTCACAAAAAATGTAAGTACCAACAAATAATACTTGTACCGAACTGATTACCATTTTACTTCATGTATAACATTTGTCCAATCAAGAAGTGATAATAAATCAATcgtagtacctacataagtagATGTGTCAAACTGCAactaaatatgttttgtaattttaggaataaaaattaacaaatataccCACAAATTAAGGTAATGTCAACTTTTTGCAATATTGGCTCAAACGTTGGAGCAAACACCACTCATCCAATCTTTGTAGGAAAATAATCACAAACGTTGTGGATTGGAGAAAAGGCATTTACTGCCAACCTTTGGGCCAATAAGTTAAGCTGGTGTTAACATTGTGGTGACCGCTGTTCCACACTTGATACCTTCTGTCCATAAGACTAAACGACAACGGGTTATCTAAAATCAGACAGAACccatttttttcctttttcgaGGCTCGTAAGcgcatctgtacccttagtacgagtttgttttacgtttaacgaaatcgaaatgagaccgcgttcggcgctttgattggttggttcattcgcaccggccaatcagagcgccgaatgcgctctcgaaGCAGCAGCAGTCTCGTAAGCAGTAGCTTAGCACAAAAGGCTGATTCCGATCCTGGCAGCTAGTCATTTTTAATTTggtaattgtatatttgtattgttagcataatataaaaacaatggaGGTAGTTGGTTTAGTATCACTACATTTTGGAACCTCAAACATTGCATATCTTTGAtgcttaaatattatttgaggTTTTTGTAATATACCGTTATGGGACACAGGGATTTTcctttacttaaaataaaaccaaattctTTTAGTTGTATCATTAATTCCGTGTCCCTGCCGCTCGtgtcgtattgctgcgacagagaacatgcatgattttttcCTTAAATTCACACGATCGCTTCTGTTTATTTAgtatctatatttattatttttttcgatttgtagCCGCACGCTTTAAAGGGTTAACAGGTAAATCATTGTAAGgagacatttttataatatgttagtATCCTAATTTTCTAGTCTGTctgttagattattttaaaacattcgacacatatttttcttttcttacaaagTTAAAGTACCTTCAACGAAACATTGTATACCCTATTAAACAGGGTAGAAGTACTCTTCACACGTTTTCAAATTTCATATCCATCTTATGGTTACGTACCTGAAAAAGCAAGGTACTTACTTTACAAGGTACTTTCTTTACAGTATTATGTGTTTAAACGCTGGAGATAATATTAGTCTGTTTGATGGTTTTTTAACGGAAcagtttttatgtatgtatttcatatacatacataacatttcTAATCAATGAATATCACATAATAACACAATTACAAACTAGTCTCTTAAAAGGTTGATTGTTTCGACcttttaactataaatattgattactCACTAACACAATGggaatttcatcaaaacctaTAAATGGGTGCCGGTGAACCCAAGTGCATAACCTTCTGTATGTCTTCTGTATACAACCAATCGGGTTTCCCATACCGGTATCCGGTACCAACAAGTTAACTTAATTTCAACATTTATTAGTCACTCGAAACTCTTAGTGACCATTaagtcaaagtaaaattactttatattcgcacgaaataaaacaaaatgcaacGTTTAAAACGCAGccatttttaaatcttttaatgtGTGTTCGTAATTTAAATGGTATGAATCATCGCATGTAACAGagattgtaacatttttttcaacTGACTGAATAGATAGCCTTTTGTTTTAAGGTCTCAAAGATACGATAAAAAGCTAATTAGCTAAACTAATTCGTGATtacttctttattattattattcctgtgattcctctggtgttgcaggtgtccctggacggcactgatcgcttaccaacaggtgatccgtcaactcGTTTGCTTCTTATTccataaacaaaatgtttgatataACATGCTCAAACATATATTTACGAAATTAAATATATCCATTTACTAATTTCTCTTGGATTCTTACGTTCTCCTATTAGAGAATCTACTTAATAAGGTCAGATGTGTCATGGAAAAATAATCACTAAAACTTTCAAATAATTGAAACAACAATACAAAACGCTTTGGATTTTTAATATCTGTATTCTGTATTCTGCGTCCTGTAACGTGAAACCTGTAAAATTGTTCTCATGTACAAGTAAGTATACAGGCCATGTGAGTAACCGCAGTAGTACTTATTCAGAATATGGCGACTTAACCCAGTGCATTTCTTGTCGGAACAAAATCTTGCAAAGGAAGAGGTAGTCATAAAAGTCATacttaaatgtctctaagtagcCATACATTTAAGGTTCTTTCTCTTTGAGCTTTGGGATAATCATTTAGGTACTTCACTTTGgggaaaaacacaaaaatttaaTGTTGTTTGGCATcattaaacacaaacacaaacgtTTAAAAGTTTGAggtaaaaatttaaattcttttacCTGCAGTATCGTAAAGATGAAGAAGACAAAAgagcctaatttaggattaattgaattaaatgctttgactttgacttcgttatatggttatttttttagaaaatttgttCTACCTTAAATTCTACCCAATTGTAAGCTGTGTTTTATTGCTACGCTTGCATTAGTTGAACAAAAGCAATGCATAGCCCATACTAGGCTTAAAAATACATCTGGTATAACTTGTAAGTACGACGATGATGAACTTAATTACATAGCAATCATAAACACGACCATAGCCACGTCGTCACATTTAGAAATATTGAATTATCTATGTACTCAAGCTACGCAATTACTTATTTAGTCTGGGATTCGAACCCACGACCCGAAAATAAATCGTATACAAATAACATGTCAGTCGAGCTGTCAGCCTTCTGGATCTTTGCTGAAAAGGgttttcaaaataatgtatttttcatACGTACATAAAAACTGTATTAAACACCTATTCTTAGCAAAAtgttaattctatttatataacCATAttacattattgatttttattatgttcataAACAATTGTTTCAAGACGTAATTATGTGATACCATTAAATAGATATTGATCAATATGAccctttatatttttcattgggTTCGTATTTTATACCGTATGGGTAAACCTTTTCCgacttatttaaaatacatatttgttatcatcttgatATCTCATCGTGCGAAATAGGTCCAGTAGTTTatccaaaaagtgcattattctctttgatctaatttgaacactttttacaaatacggcattataacaaccacgccgcatgtccgtaacatttctaggcaacctacaacattacagctcttctatggtcaagaaacatgaagctgatcccacagaatttaatacttgattaatttcattatttattttgtttgaaaatttcattttttattttcggttttcgttgaaatatttagttgtattatgcttctgtggacgagtactacttgtagtttcattagAATATAAGATAACTACAgaatatattaatgatttactaaAAATGAATTTAGAAAGGAAATCTTTCtacatctatatctatacttataataaatctgtagagaggtcaattctgtacatgaaatatatttccaaaataactatcagcgggtgattagtgatcgatactgacgccaaaaatgcaatcagaaaattttttgtctgtctgtctgtctgtctgtctgtatgttctttatagaaataaaaaccactcgacagatttcaatgaaacttggtacaattgttcttcatactcctgggcaggttatagtaaaacaggagaacttactccatttttgaagcttccgtcgcgtgtgcagccttaatggttaaagctacacagaaatcatgtatgacggatatattctccttaattttttttaataaatattccacgacagcaaatgtgtatcttttatggttgattcacaataacacgtataactcccgatagcttagcagttcggagctttcagattatatttgtctactcttacgtttataacactctcagtCAGccctaattaaaaattttcacattattatctatttaataaaaaaagaatcatagaaaacggtacagaaacaccaaagatatacatgaattacgcttagtttatattaagtaggtaaagccgtagtacttttattaattataggtataggtattcttaattatagtagttataggtatttagttttatctaaaaatataataaatctgtagaagggtcaattctgtacatttaaaatattgaaaaaattaatAGCAATATGGGaatgttactggatcgataccaatttttgtctgtccgtctgtctgtctatctctatgttcaggcatcacgtgaaaactaacggttcgatttcgatgaaacttggtataattataccttattatcctgggcataaaataagatacattttaccctggaaaaatatgtagaaaaaaaaaatcttaattcacttttatactacagaacgcaagcttaacagcagtagagggatatctttaattattatgggcctcgccgtatttgggtccaatagatatttataagatgtcattgttagagttactcaaaatggagaaataaaacatccacgcgaagaccgacatccacgcggacggagtcgcgggcggaagctagtataatataagcATAGAGGACTTGTTGTCATTTTGGATAAAAGGTAAAGTtattctgaaaaatactatgctgaaaaccagaatcggttcagccaaacacgagataatagcgcacaaaaatacatacatacagagtaaacctccttttttaagttGGTTAAAAACGATTGTCAGGAAAATTCATTTCCACCTGAGCTTTCAAATGTTCAATAGAGTACAAAAATGAAacgacatattattatactgtcaaaaatattcaaattataatttattcagtcctattattaaatattaaaataataaattagttggTTTGGGGGACGCCGTCAACGGTCGGTGGCGGGGTGGGGCAAGGCGATGATCTTTGTAGGTTCACAgctgaaattaaaagaaaaatatatgttagAAATTGTTATATAAGTGAAGAAAAGCTGGCAATCACTACAATCAATTGATATAGCCTCAGATCTATGTGGACGACAAGATTCATTAATGTTGATTATGTGTAATCTTTTAAACAAAGATATATTGAATACCAATAGTCTTTAGGagcatattatatattttgctgTAATGAATATTTCTAGAAAATCGGGTAATCATAGTATAAACTAAAGACTATGGGATAAATGCATACGATTCAAGTAAAATTAACGGTTTGCGAAAGGGCATGGCATTTTTCCGACTTGCCACCCTGTAGTTACGCCACTGCGTAGAAGCAATTAGTTGTAAGCGTTTCGTCTATGTCatgtagtacctacatattataccattattttactaaataaataccgTACCATTACATATTCCTATTTTCCTTATTATTATCTGCTAGGCAACAATTGGTCGTTTTACTATGACTAGTAGtcatatgtaattaaagttATATGTTTGTGGTTATAACTATTGATTGACATGAAGATGAGTTGAGCTCATAATTGTATACATAAACCGTACACAAAttgcttataacataacatattagTTTGCCTTTATAAGTCTGATGTGCTTTCTGTACAGAGTCTATAATTTCCTGATTATACACATGTGTATAATCTAACGGGATACTTAATCAGAtgatagatttaaaaaaaacatactaaattaactaaaaccaaCGGCTTTCTCAGGGAAATATattaagctctactagtttcgaggtacagaaggactcttcattatgagcagcatgcgcagacgcggcgacgtgtGACTGAAAGCTAATAATGctttttctcaatatatttacgagTACACCGTTGTTTTTAGTGATTGTTTACGAAAGGTAaattttttatgcatttttgTGGAGGTTACCAAAAATCAAATCAGTATACTGTCCAACTGACTGTTGATTATAGCCATAAAGTGCTATAGTAATGTTAAAAATCCCTTAGAATTTCAGAAACAACAAATccaaataatactttgtctaCTAGAACAATGAGGCAGTCTTAAACTTGACATCCTTAAATCAATCACTCAACCTGATCAAAATAGTTGActaatataagtacatatttacattGATCGATATTCTAGGTCGCTATACACAATGAGATCACTTAGTAAATCCCAGACTACTCACAAACCCACGTCAGATCTCTCTAAGGTCAGATCATGAcgtttaaacaatttaattcattaaaaataaagtaattctttGTCACCAATGACACACACAAGGTCTTTAAATAAGCAAGAATCAATTACACAACACAATTCCAATATTGTACCTGTATTTTCAAGGAAAAAGTTTCAACGTCGAATGTCAAGAATACCGGATTTTGAGACGTTGAATGTGATGATATTTAAATTCGGGGTTTATTACCAGTTTACCTGTTGCTtcaatttcttattatttaaaatgatcaTTTTAGTTGTTGCATGTATAATAATAAGCTCAGTCTAGACAAGACAACAACCTTTTAATAGGCGATCAAATCTGAAATCGCATTTGGGACACTTTTGACTTAGGATTCTGACTGAGAATCTGATTCGAACTGGAGATTTGATTTTCTCATTTTAACGGGGTTCTCATTCTGACTGTGGATCTGATTTTAAACAGTGAAACGACCACTAAATTACCGATGCAGAATTaatctatgtatatttaaaagtatattgtatttttttgttaaaatgtttcaGATACTTACAGACACCACACATTTGAGCACAGGACAGTCTTCCAGGGTTAGTGTAAGTGACACCGTTAGAACCGCAAACAGGGTTGTATTCAGCAGTCACAGGGCAAGACCTGATGCACTGTTGCTGAGCTGGCGACATGGTTGTGGTTGTGGTACTGGAatggtaaaacattttttatgagataagctGGAACGAGCAGATGATAAGCGAACGACGCTACCTGTCGACAATCGAAACTTTAGAGaagttacatgtgcgttgccggccttttagaggGTTAGAAATTTGCGCATTGGAGAGATTGagggtaattttaaataaatttattcgcTAATTCCTTTCCTAGTATAAACCCAAAAGTGGTATAACTACTTAAAATCATGTCATTGATACCAGATTTATTGCATAATCAATAACAATCACGACATGCATTATAATCgaataacatgtttttttttataaaacgtattTTCGACATTTTATGCACAATTTTCCTGATAAAATATCACATAACTTAACTATAAacttttgtatatttaaaacaactatAATACAAGTACATGATCCTAACATTACTTAATAACAATTAGTTGGCTTTTTATTTCATCGATGTTCGACCTAAATAGATAATATCGATTGATGTGCGTCATTCCCAATGCCATTCAGTAATAGttcagttcaataaaaatatgtcaagtCAAACTTAAAGCAATGATAACATTTCAAATGAAACCACAACAACAATTGAGAACAACTAAGTGGgtattttaaaaaatgtgtttattccTACTCACCCACTGGCAGATGTAGTTGTTTGTGGTCTCTGGGTAGTCCATCCAGGGAACTGATTCTGACCGGGGAACTGATTCTGACCGGGGAACTGATTCTGACCGGGGAACTGATTCTGACCGGGGAACTGATTCTGACCGGGGAACTGATTCTGACCGGGGAACTGATTCTGACCGGGGAATTGCCCTGGGAATTGGTTCTGACCGGGGAATTGATTCTGACCGGGGAATTGCCCTGGGAATTGGTTCTGGCCAGGGAATTGCCCTGGGAATCCGTTTGGCCTCTGTTGGCCTTGGTTCCCAAACCAATTTTGGTTATACCTGTCTTCTAAGTCATCGGGATTTTGTGCATCTTGTCCCAGAGCGCTGGCGAAAAGAGCTGTaaagaacaaaacaataatattaatatttttcatacgaCAAAATGCCCtgagtacgagttagctttacgttgaacgagatcgaaacgagagtgctttcggcgc contains:
- the LOC118276097 gene encoding uncharacterized protein LOC118276097 isoform X2; the protein is MEKLCLFFVIALFASALGQDAQNPDDLEDRYNQNWFGNQGQQRPNGFPGQFPGQNQFPGQFPGQNQFPGQNQFPGQNQFPGQNQFPGQNQFPGQNQFPGQNQFPGWTTQRPQTTTSASGTTTTTMSPAQQQCIRSCPVTAEYNPVCGSNGVTYTNPGRLSCAQMCGVSVNLQRSSPCPTPPPTVDGVPQTN
- the LOC118276097 gene encoding uncharacterized protein LOC118276097 isoform X3, producing the protein MEKLCLFFVIALFASALGQDAQNPDDLEDRYNQNWFGNQGQQRPNGFPGQFPGQNQFPGQFPGQNQFPGQNQFPGQNQFPGQNQFPGQNQFPGWTTQRPQTTTSASGTTTTTMSPAQQQCIRSCPVTAEYNPVCGSNGVTYTNPGRLSCAQMCGVSVNLQRSSPCPTPPPTVDGVPQTN
- the LOC118276097 gene encoding uncharacterized protein LOC118276097 isoform X1; this translates as MEKLCLFFVIALFASALGQDAQNPDDLEDRYNQNWFGNQGQQRPNGFPGQFPGQNQFPGQFPGQNQFPGQNQFPGQFPGQNQFPGQNQFPGQNQFPGQNQFPGQNQFPGQNQFPGQNQFPGWTTQRPQTTTSASGTTTTTMSPAQQQCIRSCPVTAEYNPVCGSNGVTYTNPGRLSCAQMCGVSVNLQRSSPCPTPPPTVDGVPQTN